In Erigeron canadensis isolate Cc75 chromosome 1, C_canadensis_v1, whole genome shotgun sequence, a single window of DNA contains:
- the LOC122578875 gene encoding uncharacterized protein LOC122578875, which produces MLEKSKSVTNSPIQFNLTKCNNNNSTNSVEIAVDSNFWPPSPAVIDNLILKLKAKDGDTESNWEKIILNFKKELSDHHQLLVAKDEDVELKPPPPPSSIGGAGDGDEKKEIARPRFSVPLSRKEMEKDFEDMGERRLPRKPRKRPKAIQNHLDTIFPGLWLTEIHPDLYRVTEVKKR; this is translated from the exons atgcttgaaaaatcaaaatctgTAACAAATTCCCCAATTCAATTCAACCTCACCaaatgcaacaacaacaactcaACAAACTCAGTGGAAATCGCCGTCGATTCAAACTTCTGGCCACCGTCACCGGCGGTCATCGATAACTTAATTCTCAAATTGAAAGCTAAAGACGGAGATACTGAATCTAATTGGGAGAAAATTATActtaatttcaaaaaagaaCTTTCTGATCATCATCAATTACTAGTAGCTAAAGATGAAGATGTTGAGCTCAAACCTCCTCCTCCTCCGTCGTCTATCGGCGGCGCCGGTGACGGAGATGAGAAGAAAGAGATAGCTAGACCTAGATTCTCAGTTCCGTTATCGCGTAAAGAAATGGAAAAAGATTTTGAAGATATGGGAGAAAGACGACTGCCACGTAAGCCTAGAAAAAGACCTAAAGCTATACAGAATCACCTGGAT ACTATATTTCCTGGTTTATGGTTGACTGAGATACATCCTGATCTGTATAGAGTTACTGAGGTGAAGAAG AGATAG